The following are from one region of the Thermococcus cleftensis genome:
- a CDS encoding NAD(P)/FAD-dependent oxidoreductase, with protein MKTKVAIIGAGISGASIARVLSKYENLEVHLIEKAPDVGWGVSKANTALIHGGYDDDPDKYPTRAKLCIRGNRLWHRWVKELEIPHVWNGALIVATREEDFDELERLLERGRRNGVPEMRIVDKEELFHLEPGLTKEAIGALWVPIVGQIGPIPAVIAITENAVANGVKTHLETEVTGIRVENGEVKGVETSNGFIEADIVINAAGLYADRIARMAGIDYFEIHPRKGEYWIFDDDVPGPRRVLFPTPTPISKGIVVTTEISGHLMIGPNAQDLPPEEKENLATTREGLEQVWEGAKKLWPQLPPRSKVIRTFAGLRPEPTGGDFIIRAEEEVWGFINVAGIRSPGLTSAPAIAEEVAEIIQRDLGIQLREKSKWNPYRREISHLFMMSPEQVNEAVKRNPSYGKVVCRCNNVSEGDILEAIERMKLIGVKTPSVDSVKFRTKATTGTCQGSFCRPKIVELLAREYGVEPWKVTLKGKGSEIGVGDVKALLRGDA; from the coding sequence ATGAAGACAAAGGTGGCCATAATAGGGGCTGGCATAAGCGGGGCCAGCATAGCGAGGGTTCTCAGTAAATACGAGAACCTTGAGGTTCACCTGATTGAGAAGGCCCCGGACGTTGGCTGGGGAGTCAGCAAGGCCAACACGGCTTTGATCCACGGCGGTTACGACGACGACCCTGACAAGTACCCGACGAGGGCGAAGCTGTGCATAAGGGGAAACCGTCTCTGGCACCGGTGGGTGAAAGAGCTTGAGATCCCCCACGTCTGGAACGGGGCCCTGATAGTTGCAACCAGGGAGGAGGACTTCGACGAGCTTGAGAGGCTTTTGGAGCGCGGGAGAAGGAACGGCGTCCCCGAGATGAGGATCGTAGATAAGGAAGAGCTCTTCCACCTCGAGCCCGGCCTGACGAAGGAAGCCATCGGGGCGCTATGGGTGCCGATAGTGGGGCAAATAGGCCCGATTCCAGCTGTCATAGCGATAACCGAGAACGCCGTGGCGAACGGCGTTAAGACTCACCTCGAGACCGAGGTTACCGGAATAAGGGTCGAGAACGGCGAGGTTAAGGGGGTTGAAACTAGCAACGGCTTCATCGAGGCGGATATAGTAATCAACGCCGCCGGTCTCTACGCTGACAGGATAGCGAGAATGGCCGGCATAGACTACTTCGAGATACACCCGAGAAAAGGGGAGTACTGGATCTTCGACGACGACGTTCCAGGGCCGAGGAGGGTCCTCTTCCCGACTCCAACTCCGATAAGCAAGGGAATAGTCGTGACAACCGAGATATCCGGCCATCTGATGATAGGGCCAAACGCCCAGGATTTGCCGCCAGAGGAGAAGGAAAACCTCGCCACCACCAGGGAGGGGCTTGAGCAGGTCTGGGAAGGAGCCAAGAAGCTCTGGCCACAGTTACCACCTAGGAGCAAGGTGATCAGGACCTTCGCAGGCTTAAGACCTGAACCCACCGGCGGGGACTTCATAATCAGGGCGGAGGAAGAGGTCTGGGGCTTCATAAACGTGGCTGGAATCCGCTCGCCCGGGCTGACGAGCGCTCCGGCCATTGCGGAGGAAGTGGCGGAGATAATCCAGCGCGACCTCGGAATCCAGCTCAGGGAGAAGTCCAAGTGGAACCCCTACAGGAGGGAGATAAGCCACCTCTTCATGATGAGCCCGGAGCAGGTTAACGAGGCCGTAAAGAGAAACCCCTCCTACGGAAAGGTCGTCTGCAGGTGCAACAACGTGAGCGAGGGGGACATTCTGGAGGCCATCGAGAGGATGAAGCTCATAGGCGTTAAGACGCCGAGCGTCGATTCCGTGAAGTTCAGGACGAAGGCAACCACCGGAACGTGCCAGGGAAGCTTCTGCAGGCCGAAGATAGTCGAGCTTCTGGCCAGGGAGTACGGCGTCGAACCCTGGAAGGTCACGCTGAAGGGTAAGGGGAGCGAGATTGGAGTGGGTGACGTCAAGGCCCTCCTCAGGGGTGATGCCTGA
- a CDS encoding NAD(P)/FAD-dependent oxidoreductase, with translation MFPRIPMLNYDVVVIGGGPAGMAAAVRAKELGLKVLLLDENDHLGGILPQCIHPGFGLHYFREELTGPEFAARLARKMVELGVEYKTAARVLEIKNYSDLEKVVVFTSPSGAYGVWARAVIYAAGARERHAFEIGIVGDRVSGVYTAGEAQTLMDIYGIMPGREVVIVGSGDVGLIMARRFALEGAKVKAVIELMPYPGGLARNVIILRDFDIPLYLSHKVVEVRGRGRVERVKVVKVDENLNEIPGSEFWIEADTLIISAGLVPNVKKLTAIGVEIDPSTGGPVVNDRLETSVPGIFVAGNALLINDLVDYVAEQGELAAEGAREFIENGGIGSRKWVKVEKGENVRLLAPHYLSGDRDVYLYLRVARPMEDVELRIPEIGKKMKLPVVKPAEMLRVKLKAEEIRKAEKLTVEVVRV, from the coding sequence ATGTTCCCGAGGATTCCGATGCTGAACTACGACGTCGTCGTCATCGGCGGCGGTCCCGCTGGAATGGCCGCCGCGGTGAGGGCGAAGGAACTCGGCCTGAAGGTTCTGCTCCTCGACGAGAACGACCACCTCGGCGGAATCCTTCCACAGTGCATACACCCCGGCTTCGGATTGCACTACTTCAGGGAGGAGCTGACCGGCCCGGAGTTCGCGGCGAGGCTGGCCAGAAAGATGGTGGAGCTCGGGGTGGAGTATAAAACGGCCGCGAGGGTGCTCGAAATCAAAAACTACTCCGACCTTGAGAAGGTGGTCGTCTTCACATCACCGAGCGGTGCCTACGGGGTCTGGGCCAGGGCCGTTATCTACGCCGCCGGGGCGAGGGAGAGGCACGCCTTCGAGATAGGAATAGTCGGCGACAGGGTTTCCGGCGTTTACACCGCCGGAGAGGCCCAGACGCTGATGGACATCTACGGGATAATGCCGGGCAGGGAGGTTGTGATAGTCGGTTCCGGCGACGTCGGCCTCATAATGGCGCGCCGCTTCGCCCTTGAAGGGGCGAAGGTGAAGGCGGTGATAGAGCTGATGCCCTACCCCGGCGGTTTGGCCAGAAACGTCATAATCCTGAGGGACTTCGATATTCCGCTCTACCTGAGCCACAAGGTTGTCGAGGTGCGGGGCAGGGGAAGGGTCGAGAGGGTGAAGGTAGTAAAGGTGGACGAGAACCTCAACGAAATCCCCGGAAGTGAGTTCTGGATCGAGGCGGATACACTGATTATCTCCGCCGGACTGGTTCCGAACGTCAAGAAGCTGACGGCCATAGGCGTTGAGATCGACCCCTCCACCGGTGGCCCGGTTGTGAACGACAGGCTCGAGACGAGCGTTCCGGGGATTTTCGTGGCCGGAAACGCCCTCCTCATCAACGACCTGGTCGACTACGTCGCCGAGCAGGGTGAACTTGCCGCTGAAGGAGCCAGGGAGTTCATCGAGAACGGCGGGATAGGGAGCAGGAAGTGGGTTAAGGTCGAGAAGGGTGAAAACGTCCGCCTTCTCGCTCCGCACTATCTGAGCGGCGATAGGGACGTTTACCTCTACCTCCGGGTCGCGAGGCCGATGGAGGACGTCGAGCTTAGAATCCCCGAAATCGGCAAGAAGATGAAGCTCCCGGTGGTCAAGCCGGCGGAGATGCTCAGGGTAAAGCTGAAGGCAGAGGAGATCAGGAAGGCTGAGAAGCTCACAGTGGAGGTGGTGAGGGTATGA
- a CDS encoding DUF1667 domain-containing protein produces MIYRFTCIVCPLGCAVEVKVEDGRVVGVTGHTCPRGEEWAVQEVTNPKRVVMSVVPVEGGALPTVSVKTAEPVPKEKIPELMRFLAKLKLRAPVEVGEVVAEWNGIKIVATRGA; encoded by the coding sequence ATGATTTACCGCTTCACCTGCATCGTCTGCCCCCTCGGCTGCGCTGTTGAGGTGAAAGTAGAGGACGGCAGGGTCGTTGGAGTTACCGGCCACACCTGCCCCCGCGGTGAGGAGTGGGCGGTTCAGGAAGTTACGAACCCGAAGAGGGTGGTGATGAGCGTCGTGCCAGTTGAAGGCGGAGCTTTGCCAACGGTGAGCGTTAAAACCGCGGAGCCAGTTCCAAAGGAGAAGATACCTGAGCTCATGAGGTTTTTGGCGAAGCTGAAGCTCAGGGCCCCGGTCGAGGTCGGGGAAGTGGTTGCCGAGTGGAACGGAATAAAAATAGTGGCCACGAGGGGGGCTTAG
- a CDS encoding PrsW family intramembrane metalloprotease yields the protein MDALSVIAFFAYGPALVILWYFYHADRYEPEPRRYVLGTFLLGGTLSIGIAYVLESFLTLGGAIEPILPASAFYVALVAGIVEEPAKALAIRWPFKAGQMDGIMDGLVYGVAAGLGFAATENFMYGLGWGVAVTVTRAFLTPLAHATWSAIVGVGYGMKAEGKVDSVLPYFLLAIVLHFVWDYYAFLSAAVPAYNVLLIFFIILNLALLRYFLIMGRAEDRSRIWYYWFKRRDGP from the coding sequence GTGGATGCCCTAAGCGTTATAGCGTTCTTTGCCTACGGTCCGGCGCTCGTTATACTATGGTACTTCTATCACGCCGACAGGTACGAGCCTGAACCAAGGAGGTACGTCCTTGGAACGTTCCTGCTGGGGGGAACGCTCTCGATAGGAATTGCCTACGTGCTTGAGAGCTTCCTCACCCTTGGAGGCGCAATAGAGCCGATCCTGCCAGCCTCAGCATTCTACGTCGCCCTCGTGGCGGGGATCGTTGAAGAGCCTGCGAAGGCTTTGGCCATACGGTGGCCGTTCAAGGCCGGTCAGATGGACGGCATAATGGACGGCCTCGTTTACGGAGTCGCCGCTGGTCTGGGCTTCGCAGCCACCGAGAACTTTATGTACGGTCTCGGCTGGGGTGTGGCGGTGACGGTGACCCGTGCTTTTCTGACGCCACTCGCCCATGCCACCTGGAGTGCCATAGTCGGTGTTGGCTACGGAATGAAGGCCGAGGGGAAGGTGGACTCGGTTCTTCCATACTTCCTGCTGGCCATCGTGCTCCACTTCGTCTGGGACTACTACGCTTTCCTGAGTGCCGCGGTTCCAGCGTACAACGTTCTGCTGATATTCTTCATAATCTTGAACCTGGCCCTGCTCCGCTACTTCCTTATTATGGGTCGGGCGGAGGACAGGAGTAGAATATGGTATTACTGGTTCAAGAGGAGGGACGGTCCGTGA
- a CDS encoding HAD family hydrolase, which produces MIIAFDFDGTLADTYTCIEEAFRRALERRYRWLPGKALWAKLLTKIELQFERPAFGKHKKKSKPPFFLRTKFFETWFEERAKLSRPIDDSPELLRKLKEEGHTVISFSAEDFIDGMKVRRLKEMGIYDLFDDVVVFGHDMTIDEAFKLVREKYGNETLIWVDDKPWRFIGHGDENTEYVWYYFPFTARFVEKNREKLALIPHLHIIHDLWSLFDVVERVKQER; this is translated from the coding sequence ATGATAATAGCCTTCGACTTCGATGGAACGCTGGCTGACACCTACACCTGCATCGAAGAGGCGTTCAGGCGGGCCCTGGAGAGGCGCTACCGATGGCTCCCGGGGAAGGCACTGTGGGCCAAGCTGCTGACTAAAATCGAACTCCAGTTTGAGAGGCCTGCCTTCGGGAAGCACAAGAAAAAATCCAAACCCCCGTTCTTCCTGCGCACGAAGTTCTTCGAGACCTGGTTTGAGGAGAGGGCCAAGCTTAGCAGACCAATCGACGATTCCCCGGAGCTTTTGAGGAAACTCAAGGAGGAGGGGCACACTGTAATCTCCTTCTCCGCCGAGGACTTCATAGACGGAATGAAGGTCAGACGGCTGAAGGAAATGGGGATATACGACCTCTTTGACGACGTCGTAGTCTTTGGCCACGATATGACCATAGACGAGGCCTTTAAGCTGGTTCGCGAGAAGTACGGGAACGAGACTTTAATCTGGGTGGACGACAAGCCCTGGCGCTTCATCGGTCACGGCGATGAGAACACCGAGTACGTGTGGTATTACTTCCCCTTCACGGCCAGGTTCGTTGAGAAAAATCGCGAGAAACTGGCTCTGATCCCCCACCTTCACATAATACACGACCTCTGGAGCCTGTTTGACGTCGTGGAAAGGGTCAAGCAGGAGCGCTAG
- a CDS encoding zinc dependent phospholipase C family protein, with the protein MRKVGAVVLVLLVLGGLGLVSAWPTDGPTLDNPMNVHQKLTYKAIQAVYRDNPTLGSILMQYQDQLLYGAYDEDWRGGSIEFNGKTYTLQSQYHFHDPMDHSELITVDLFGDRDSSGADMAQKLYEQAVQLWKQGNREEAMLYLGRAVHILEDMSMLVAHTTPALFEDLEQFSYIEDAHDFVENDISPTVADDILNDRVPLDLTPIKWWQIPQEKQRFIYGYDIYIADNENGHMSLANGVAWAYADLIAHNSWRYMLYSTGKDINLWSERGHLGSYFWTRTLKKGDWSVLKLEFKGASSITLVFKDIDMQNAYFKTLGYVEIYDKNWNLIARYAQDPNPLVDTSVTVPGDTVYIYTYVSNDDWLDDDVDGWAIRNIELHANFDVNAPSGFKTLDGREYSLVQWAVYETMQYDIRAIAGLMEKFFEDVGVTG; encoded by the coding sequence ATGAGGAAGGTAGGGGCCGTCGTTCTGGTTCTCCTCGTCCTCGGTGGGCTGGGCCTCGTGAGCGCCTGGCCGACCGACGGACCGACCCTCGACAACCCCATGAACGTCCACCAGAAGCTGACCTACAAGGCCATACAGGCGGTTTACAGGGACAACCCGACCCTCGGTTCGATCCTCATGCAGTACCAGGACCAGCTCCTCTACGGAGCCTACGACGAGGACTGGCGCGGCGGGAGCATAGAGTTCAACGGGAAGACCTACACCCTCCAGAGCCAGTACCACTTCCACGACCCTATGGATCACTCGGAGCTAATCACCGTTGACCTCTTCGGCGACCGCGACAGCTCCGGAGCCGACATGGCCCAGAAGCTCTACGAGCAGGCGGTTCAGCTCTGGAAGCAGGGCAACAGGGAGGAGGCCATGCTCTACCTCGGCAGGGCGGTTCACATACTCGAGGACATGAGCATGCTGGTGGCACACACCACCCCTGCCCTCTTCGAGGACCTCGAGCAGTTCAGCTACATCGAGGACGCCCACGACTTCGTTGAGAACGATATCTCCCCCACCGTCGCCGACGACATACTCAACGACCGCGTTCCCCTCGACCTCACGCCGATAAAGTGGTGGCAGATCCCGCAGGAGAAGCAGCGGTTCATCTACGGCTACGACATCTATATAGCCGACAACGAGAACGGTCACATGAGCCTCGCCAACGGCGTTGCCTGGGCCTACGCTGACTTAATAGCCCACAACTCTTGGCGCTACATGCTCTACTCGACCGGCAAGGACATCAACCTCTGGAGCGAGCGCGGCCACCTCGGAAGCTACTTCTGGACCAGGACCCTCAAGAAGGGCGACTGGAGCGTCCTCAAGCTCGAGTTCAAGGGCGCCAGCTCGATAACCCTCGTCTTCAAGGACATCGACATGCAGAACGCCTACTTCAAGACCCTCGGCTACGTCGAGATCTACGACAAGAACTGGAACCTCATAGCCCGCTACGCCCAGGACCCGAACCCGCTCGTCGATACCAGCGTCACCGTTCCGGGTGACACCGTCTACATCTACACCTACGTGAGCAATGACGACTGGCTCGACGACGACGTGGACGGCTGGGCCATAAGGAACATCGAGCTCCACGCCAACTTTGACGTGAACGCCCCGAGTGGCTTCAAGACCCTCGACGGCAGGGAGTACAGCCTCGTCCAGTGGGCGGTCTACGAGACCATGCAGTACGACATAAGGGCCATTGCCGGCCTGATGGAGAAGTTCTTCGAGGACGTCGGCGTTACCGGCTGA
- the gcvPA gene encoding aminomethyl-transferring glycine dehydrogenase subunit GcvPA: protein MGRHYLPNLAHRDEMLKEIGFNSIDELFSDVPAGMVKEFNLPEGKSEYEVFLELSEILSKNRTVLEMPSFLGAGTYFHYVPAHVKYLIERSEFLTAYTPYQPEISQGMLQALFEYQSIMAELYGLPVVNSSMYDWGTAIAEAALMTVRLHRGKRKRFLVPKALSPEKRAVIATYTRGAGLEIVEVPWDEEGNLDLEKLKEAVGEAAGVYVEMANFFGLVEENVREIGEIAHDAGAYFVVGADPTMLGLFEAPGELGADIAVGEAAYLGNPMNFGGPRAGIFAVRNDKKLIRQMPGRIIGMTRDAEGRRAFVMTLQTREQHIRRAKATSNICSNEALVAVASAIHLASLGPRGLAELGEAILKNTAYLRKRLSEVAEIPFEGLYFKDVPARFEKPYSEVHEALLERGIHGGYYVGKHFPELGETALFAATETTRKEWVDALIEALREVA, encoded by the coding sequence ATGGGGAGGCACTACCTTCCAAACCTGGCGCATAGAGATGAAATGCTGAAAGAAATCGGCTTCAATTCGATTGACGAGCTCTTCTCCGACGTCCCGGCCGGAATGGTCAAGGAGTTCAACCTTCCGGAGGGAAAGAGCGAGTACGAGGTCTTCCTCGAGCTCAGCGAAATCCTCTCAAAGAACAGGACCGTCCTTGAAATGCCGAGCTTCCTCGGGGCGGGGACGTACTTCCACTACGTTCCAGCCCACGTCAAGTACCTCATCGAGAGGAGCGAGTTCTTGACGGCCTACACTCCTTACCAGCCCGAGATAAGCCAGGGAATGCTCCAGGCCCTCTTCGAGTACCAGAGCATAATGGCGGAGCTTTACGGTCTGCCCGTTGTCAATTCCTCGATGTACGACTGGGGGACGGCCATAGCCGAGGCCGCTCTGATGACGGTCAGGCTCCACAGGGGCAAGAGAAAGCGCTTCCTTGTCCCAAAGGCCCTCAGCCCGGAGAAGAGGGCGGTGATAGCGACATACACGCGCGGTGCCGGGCTGGAGATAGTTGAAGTTCCCTGGGACGAGGAAGGCAATCTTGACCTTGAAAAGCTCAAGGAAGCAGTTGGCGAAGCCGCCGGCGTCTACGTCGAGATGGCCAACTTCTTCGGTTTAGTCGAGGAGAACGTGAGGGAAATCGGCGAGATTGCCCACGATGCGGGGGCCTACTTCGTGGTCGGAGCAGACCCAACGATGCTCGGGCTTTTCGAGGCGCCGGGTGAGCTCGGCGCTGACATAGCGGTCGGAGAGGCGGCATACCTCGGCAACCCCATGAACTTCGGCGGCCCGAGGGCCGGAATCTTCGCCGTCAGGAACGACAAAAAGCTCATACGCCAGATGCCGGGCAGGATAATCGGAATGACGAGAGACGCGGAGGGAAGGAGGGCCTTCGTCATGACCCTCCAGACGAGGGAGCAGCACATAAGGCGCGCAAAGGCGACCTCGAACATATGCTCCAACGAGGCGTTGGTGGCCGTTGCCTCAGCGATACACCTCGCGAGCCTCGGGCCGAGGGGCTTGGCCGAGCTTGGCGAGGCAATCCTCAAGAACACGGCCTACCTCAGGAAGAGGCTGAGCGAAGTCGCTGAGATTCCCTTCGAGGGGCTCTACTTCAAGGACGTGCCAGCGAGGTTCGAAAAGCCCTACAGCGAGGTGCACGAGGCCCTCTTGGAGAGGGGAATCCACGGAGGCTACTACGTCGGGAAGCACTTCCCGGAGCTCGGCGAGACTGCCCTCTTTGCCGCGACAGAGACGACGAGGAAGGAATGGGTAGATGCCCTCATAGAGGCCCTCAGGGAGGTGGCCTGA
- the gcvPB gene encoding aminomethyl-transferring glycine dehydrogenase subunit GcvPB, translating into MFRQAKWDEPLIFELSRKGRVGYTLPRPIEDVSVEIPEKLRRKSPLNLPELSEPEIVKHYTRLSEMNYGVDSGIYPLGSCTMKYNPKINEEIASHPGVAYIHPYQDERTVQGALKIMWELEQWLKEITGMDRFTLQPAAGANGEFTGVSIIRAYHLDNGEPQRDEMLVADSAHGTNPASAAMAGFKVIEIPSTEEGTMDLEALESAVSERTAGLMLTNPNTLGIFEDEILEIARIVHRAGGLLYYDGANLNAVLGKIRPGDMGFDIVHLNLHKTFSTPHGGGGPGSGPVGVKDFLKDYLPVPLVGYDEERGYYLDYDVPKSIGKVKELYGNFAVMVRALVYLKVMGRESLKNASEVAVLNANYITRKLKGTRGYSLPGKELRKHEVVFSAEPMKKETGVTAMDVAKRLLDFGMHAPTVYFPLIVHEALMIEPTETVSREELDAYVEALRRISEEAYSNPEIVKSAPHNTAVKRVDDVLAAKKPVLSWKMYRELRERGEVEY; encoded by the coding sequence ATGTTCCGGCAGGCTAAATGGGACGAACCGCTCATCTTCGAGCTCTCCCGCAAGGGGAGGGTCGGCTACACCCTTCCGAGGCCGATTGAAGATGTAAGCGTTGAGATTCCGGAGAAGCTCAGGAGGAAAAGCCCGCTGAACCTTCCTGAGCTGAGCGAGCCCGAGATAGTGAAACACTACACCCGCTTGAGCGAGATGAACTACGGCGTTGATTCGGGCATCTACCCGCTCGGCTCGTGCACCATGAAGTACAACCCCAAGATAAACGAGGAGATAGCTTCACACCCGGGGGTTGCCTACATTCACCCCTACCAGGACGAGAGGACCGTCCAGGGAGCGCTAAAGATAATGTGGGAGCTGGAGCAGTGGCTCAAGGAGATAACCGGAATGGACCGCTTCACCCTCCAGCCCGCTGCCGGTGCCAACGGCGAGTTCACGGGCGTTTCGATAATCAGAGCCTACCACCTCGACAACGGCGAGCCACAGAGGGACGAGATGCTCGTTGCTGACTCGGCCCACGGAACCAATCCGGCCAGTGCCGCCATGGCCGGTTTCAAGGTCATCGAAATTCCCTCGACCGAGGAGGGAACGATGGATCTGGAGGCCCTTGAGAGCGCGGTGAGCGAGAGAACGGCCGGGTTGATGCTCACGAACCCCAACACCCTTGGCATCTTCGAGGACGAGATACTGGAGATAGCGAGGATAGTCCACAGGGCCGGCGGGCTGCTCTACTACGACGGTGCCAACCTCAACGCAGTGCTAGGAAAGATCAGACCCGGTGACATGGGCTTCGACATAGTCCACCTCAACCTCCACAAGACCTTCTCAACCCCGCACGGCGGCGGTGGACCTGGAAGCGGGCCGGTCGGCGTCAAGGACTTCCTCAAGGACTACCTGCCGGTTCCGCTGGTCGGCTACGATGAGGAGCGCGGTTACTACCTCGACTACGACGTGCCCAAGAGCATCGGCAAGGTCAAGGAGCTCTACGGCAACTTCGCGGTTATGGTCAGGGCCCTCGTTTACCTCAAGGTAATGGGAAGGGAGAGCCTTAAGAACGCGAGCGAGGTAGCTGTTCTAAACGCCAACTACATCACCCGGAAGCTGAAAGGGACAAGGGGCTACTCCCTGCCCGGCAAGGAGCTGAGGAAGCACGAGGTGGTCTTCTCCGCCGAGCCGATGAAGAAGGAAACAGGGGTTACAGCGATGGACGTAGCCAAGAGGCTACTCGACTTCGGAATGCACGCGCCGACGGTTTACTTCCCGCTTATCGTCCACGAGGCGTTGATGATAGAGCCGACCGAGACCGTGAGCAGGGAGGAGCTCGACGCCTACGTCGAGGCCCTCAGGAGGATAAGCGAGGAAGCTTACAGCAATCCGGAGATCGTTAAGAGCGCACCGCACAACACGGCGGTGAAGCGCGTGGACGACGTTCTGGCGGCAAAGAAGCCGGTTCTCAGCTGGAAGATGTACCGCGAGCTGAGGGAGAGGGGCGAGGTAGAATACTGA
- a CDS encoding DNA-directed RNA polymerase subunit H, with the protein MATKKEFDIFTHELVPEHRILSEEEKEELLRKYRIRISQLPQIKASDPAVVALGAKPGDVIEIKRKSPTAGYYYYYRLVVED; encoded by the coding sequence GTGGCGACGAAAAAGGAGTTTGATATATTCACGCATGAGCTGGTTCCCGAGCACAGAATCCTCAGCGAGGAGGAGAAGGAGGAACTCCTCAGAAAGTACAGGATCAGGATCTCACAGCTCCCACAGATCAAGGCCTCGGACCCGGCCGTCGTCGCCCTTGGGGCAAAGCCGGGAGACGTCATTGAGATAAAGAGAAAGAGCCCAACGGCGGGCTACTATTACTACTACCGTCTTGTGGTGGAGGACTGA